In the genome of Massilia sp. W12, the window GTTTGCAGCACCTGGCGGTCGATTTCCAGAATCGCCGAAGCCGGATCATCCAACAGCGGCTTGACGCTGGCGTTGATCGTGCCGAACTGGGTCAGCAATTCGCGCATGTGTTGCGCGCCGCCGCCGGACGCGGCTTGATAGGTCATGCTGCTGGCCCACTCCACCAGATCTTGCGCAAACAAACCGCCCAGACCCATCAGCATGCAAGACACGGTGCAATTGCCGCCGATGAAATTTTTGCCGCCGGCGGCCAGCGCATTTTTGATCACTTGCAAATTCACCGGATCGAGAATGATCACGGCGTCATCCGCCATGCGCAGTGAGGATGCGGCGTCAATCCAATAGCCATCCCAGCCGGCAGCGCGCAGCTGCGGATAGACTTCATTGGTGTAATCGCCGCCCTGGCAGGTAATAATGATGTCGCATTTCTTGAGTGTCCCGATATCATTGGCATCCTGCAAAGTGGTTTCATTTTTCGCCAGCGCAGGCGCTTTACCGCCCTTGTTCGAGGTCGAAAAGAAAACCGGTTCAATCAGGTCGAAATCGCCTTCTTGCTGCATGCGCTGCATCAGCACCGAACCGACCATGCCACGCCAACCTACCAAGCCAACCAATTTCATCATCATTTCCTTAATTCCAGACCAGCCTCACTGGTCCTGCCTGATCACAATGCGGGTGAGGCCCGCTGAGTTGCGGGAGATCCAGACGCCACACCCCCTGTGCGCGCCCGGCCCGCTTGAATTGTTGCGCCGCCATTCAGGCTGCGCTCCGCAATGCCGCCAACACCGCTTCGCCCATACCGCGCGTGCCGACTTTTTGCATGCCCGGCTCGTAAATATCCGCCGTGCGCACGCCTTGCGCCAAGACTTGCTTGACCGCCCGCTCAATCCGCTGCGCCGCTTCTTCCTGGTTGAAGGTGTAACGCAACATCATGGCCGCTGACAAAATCGTGGCCAGCGGATTGGCCACATCACGCCCGGCGATGTCCGGCGCCGAGCCATGCGAAGGCTCATACAAGCCTTTATTATTTTCATCCAGGGAAGCGGAAGGCAGCATGCCGATGGAGCCGGTCAACATCGCCGCCGCATCAGACAAGATGTCGCCAAACATATTGCCGGTGACAATCACATCAAAGTTTTTCGGTGCGCGCACCAGCTGCATCGCAGCATTATCAACATACATGTGATCCAGTTTGACATCAGGATATTGCAACCCTGTGTCTGTCACGATTTCCTTCCAGAATTGGAAGGTTTCCAGCACATTCGCCTTGTCCACGCTGGTCAAACGGCCTTGCCGCTTTTGCGCCGCCTGGAACGCGACATGTGCGATGCGGCGGATCTCGCCTTCCGCATAACGCATGGTGTCAAAGCCTTCGCGCTGGCCGGCAAACTGGCCATCGGGACAGGTGCGCACCCCGCGCGGTTTGCCGAAATAAATATCGCCGGTCAATTCGCGCACAATCAGAATATCCAGTCCCGAGACCACTTCCGGCTTCAGGGTGGAGGCATTCGCCAGTTCAGGATACAAAATCGCCGGACGCAAATTGGCAAACAGATTCAATTCGCGGCGCAAGCCTAAAATCGCCTGCTCCGGGCGCAAGGGACGCTCCAAATTATCGTATTTCCAATCGCCGACCGCGCCGAACAACACCGCATCCGCCTGTTTGGCCAAGGCCAGGGTGGCTTGCGGCAGCGGATGGCCATGCGCTTCATAGCCGGCGCCGCCGACTGCCGCCTGTTCCAGCTCAAGCGGCAATTCAAGCGCCTGCAAAACCTTGACTGCCTGCGCGACAATTTCCGGGCCGATGCCGTCGCCTGGCAAAATCGCTATCTTCATACTGCCTCCAGGGTTTTGGCCAGCCAGGGATGTTGGGCTAAACGCTGCGCTTCAAACGCGCGGATCTTATCGGCGTGCTGCAACGTCAGGCCGATATCATCGAGGCCATTCAAGAGACAATATTTGCGGAAGGCGTCCACCTCAAAACCATGCACCAGAGCGCCATCGGCTTGCCGCACCTGTTGCTGTTGCAGATCAATCACCAGCTGCATGCCGGGGGTGGCTTGCACTTGCTGGAATAACTGTTCAATCACCGCCTCCGGCAACACCACCGGCAACAATCCGTTTTTAAAGCAGTTATTGAAAAAGATATCGGCAAAGCTGGGGGCCAGCACAGCGGCAAACCCATATTGCTGCAGCGCCCAGGGGGCGTGTTCGCGCGAGGAGCCGCAACCGAAGTTTTTGCGCGTCAAGAGCACTGAGGCGCCCTGATAGCGCGCCTGATTCAAGACAAAATCAGGATTCGGCTGGCGCTGGGCCACCGGCACACCCGGCTCGCCCGGATCCAGATAACGCCAGGAATCGAACAGATTTTCGCCAAAACCGGTGCGCAAAATCGACTTCAAAAACTGCTTGGGAATGATGGCGTCGGTATCGACATTGGCGCGATCCAGCGGCGCCACCAAACCTTGATGTACAGTGAATTTTTCCATATCAAACCTGTTGCAGGGACGTATTACGTCCTTGGGTCATTTCTTGCCGACGCCCTCAACCGCCTCGCCGACTTTCTTCACATCCTTGCCTATGCCTTGCACGGTATTACAGGCTGATAGCGATAGCACCAGCAAAATCAGCCAAGCGTAAGTTTTGGATTTCATCATTCCTCCTGCATGATTCACGCCAGGAACTGGCGCACATCGACAAAATGTCCTGCGATGCCGGCGGCGGCGGCCATTTGCGGCGACACCAGATGGGTGCGACTGCCCGCACCCTGCCGGCCTTCAAAATTACGGTTCGAGGTGGAGGCGCAACGCTCGCCCGGCTCCAGGCGGTCAGCGTTCATCGCCAGACACATCGAACAACCCGGTTCGCGCCACTCAAAGCCGGCGGCGCGGAAAATTTCATCCAAGCCTTCCTGCTCGGCTTGCGCCTTGACCAGACCGGAACCCGGCACCACCAGGGCCAGCTTGACATGCGCAGCCAGACGGCGGCCACGCACCACGGCGGCGGCGGCGCGCAAATCTTCGATCCGGGAATTGGTGCAGGAACCGATAAAAACTTTATCGATTTTGATATCAGTCAAGGCGGTGCGCGGCGCCAGTCCCATATACGCCAGCGCTTTGCTGATCGCTTCACGCCGCACCGGGTCGGATTCTTCCTCGGGGGCCGGGGTGCGTCCCTCGACCGGAGCCACCATATCAGGCGAAGTGCCCCAGGTGATGTGCGGGGCGATGCTGGCGGCGTCGAGTGTGACCACGCGGTCAAATTGCGCATCAGCATCAGAATGCAGGGTGCGCCAATACGCCACCGCCTGTTCCCACATCGCGCCGCTTGGCGCAAACGGGCGGCCCTGGAAATAATCAATCGTGGTTTGATCCACTGCAATCATGCCCGCGCGCGCGCCGGCTTCAATCGCCATATTGCATACCGTCATGCGCCCTTCCATCGACAGCGCGGCAATTGCGGATCCGCCAAATTCAATCGCATAACCGGTTCCGCCATCGGCGCCGATATGGCCAATCACAGCTAACACCAGGTCTTTCGCCGTGACGCCCGCGCCCAGTACGCCATCAATGCGCACCAGCATGGATTTGGATTTTTTGGCGATCAGGGTTTGCGTCGCCAGCACATGCTCAACTTCAGAAGTGCCGATGCCATGCGCTAAGCAGGCGAACGCGCCATGGGTCGAGGTGTGGGAATCGCCGCACACCACGGTCATGCCCGGCAGCGTCGCGCCCTGCTCCGGCCCGATCACATGCACAATGCCCTGGCGCTTGTCATTCATATCAAAATAGGTCAAGCCGAATTCACGCGCGTTTTTATCCAGTGTTTCGACTTGCAGGCGGGAGGTCGGGTCGGCAATGCCGGCGCGCCGGTCAGTGGTTGGCACATTATGATCAGCCACCACCAGATTGGCGGAATTACGCCAGGGGCTGCGCCCGGCCAGTTTTAAGCCTTCAAAGGCTTGCGGGCTGGTCACTTCGTGCAGCAAATGACGGTCAATATAGATAATCGAAGCGCCATCCTCACCTTGGTGCACCAGATGGGAATCCCAGAGTTTGTCGTAAAGCGTCTTAGCCATGGTTTCGTCGGTTGGCGGCGTTTGCACACCGCAGTTCACTATGAATGCATTATGCCACAGCGCGCGCATCGCGCTTTTCGCGTGGTTTTTCCAGTATAGGCCAGTTCATGTTTGCACAGAAACGGCCTGTACGCTTTCAATTCTCAGCCGGGGGTAGGCTGAGCCGCTTAAAAGCAAGGCAGAACGCCCGCCAGCCCGGTGGGCCGGCACTGCATGCCAGGGGGTGGTCGCATGCGTGGAAAACAGCCGGTCTGTGATGCTGACTGACTGTATTACTGATGGGCAATATCGAATCGATAATACCACAAGAGAACCGCAATGCCAGGAAAATTGTGCGCTGCAATGAAAATGCGGGGAAAAGGGAGTTTTGCGTGCTGCCGCGCAGCCTCAGCCCTGTATCAGGCGCCCGGCCAGGCAAGGTTGAATATGCGCAGTAATCCATGTATTCCGCGCGGCGCCAATTTCATGCGCCGGCGCCAGCCTCACGCCGCCATTTCCTTGCGCCGCTTGAGTTGATCCAGGCAGTGCAATGCCGGCGCGGGCAGGCCCATGCGGGCGAAGGGTTCGTCCTCTTCCAGCTGACCATGATCGATCAAGAGACGCAGTTTGCTGATCTGGTCAGCCTGTTGCAGCACGCGCCCCAGCGCGGCTTGCATCACCGGATGATCCAACTGCCCGAGATGGGCGATGACTTGCTCCACGCTGGCCGGAAACTCCCAGGATTTGGCGATGCGCGAGGAAATCAAGCGCACTTTTTGCATGAATTGCAAACAGAATTCGTCCGAATCGGGTAAAAACTGCCCCTGGTAGGCGCGGTCTATCATGCGGAAGGTGACAATCAGGCCGACGTTTTGCATCAAGCCCGAGAGAAAACTCTCAAACGGGTCCGCCCCCTGCGCCGGGCCGAGAATGCTGCAGGCGTCGGCGCACAACTCGGCTTGCGCCCAGATGTGCGGCGCCGCCTGTTTGGCGAAACGCCCGGCTTGCATATTGATAATGGGACGGAACGCCACCCGCGCCACCAGTAAGCGCAAGCCATTCTGACCAAGCAGCATAATCGCGCTTTCCAGGCTGGCGATCGGTTTCGCCGGGCGGTAAAACGGGCTGTTGGCTTCATGAATCACTTCCGCCACCAACACCACGTCATGCGCAATTTGACGCGCCAGCTCATGCGCTGACATCTCTTCATCGCGCAAGCTGCGCAAAAGTTGCGGGATCACCGCCGGCACGCGCGGCACCAGATTACTGCCGCCGCCTTCGGAATCCGCCAGCATCTGCATGGCTTGCAGGATTTTTTTATCCAGCACCGATTCCGGCAATGGGGTGCGTCCCTGCTGACCGATCAACCAGCGGTAATACAATTGATCCACATCCAGCGTATGCAGGATGCGCAATGTCTGTTCGGGGTCGCTTTGCGCGGATTGCTCCAGCTCCTGCTCCAACACAGGCTCTGCAGGCTCCTCGTCACGTCCCATCAAGCGGCTTAGCCAATTACCCATCGAAGATTGACCCTCGCAATATGGATACAAACATATTGCGCGATTTACCCTGCCTTGACAAGCCAGCAGAACAAATTCAAGTCAAAGCGGATGGTTTTGGCTGCCGCAGAGGTGACTTAAGCCGCCACAATTTGCAAGGGCGATTGCGGTTTGAGCCAGGCATTGGCCCAGTCCAGGCTTTGCTCGGTGCTGCCCAGCGGAATGTATTCCGCCGCCAGATAGCCGGGATAGCCCAGTTCTTCAATCAGCTTAAACAGATAGGGGAAGTTGATTTCGCCTGTGCCCGGCTGATGGCGGCCCGGATTATCGGCAAACTGGATATGCGCAATCCGTTCTATATGCGCACTCAAGATATTGCCCAGATCGCCTTCCGCCCTTTGCGCGTGATAAATATCATATTCAATGAATAGATTCGGCTGTTGCAGCATGTCCAGATATTGCAGCGCCTGGCGCGTGGTGTTGAGCAGGAAGCCGGGGACATTGTAGGGATTGATCGGCTCAATCAAGGTCTTGATGCCGCATTTCTGCATGCGCTCGCAGGTGTAGCGCAGATTATCCAGGAAGCATTGCTCAGCCTGCGCGAACGTCACGCCTTCCGGCACAATCCCGGCCAGCACATTGAGTTGCCGCACACCCAGCGTTTGCGCGTACACCAGCCCCAATTCCACCCCGGCGCGGTATTCATCGATGCGTCCCGGGTGACAGGCAATGCCGCGTTCGCCTGCGTCCCAATTGCCGGCGGGCAGATTGTGCAAAATCATTTGCAGTTGATTTTCCTGCAACATCTCGCGCAATTGCATCGCCGGCCAGGCGTAAGGCAGTTGCATTTCCACATACTCGAAGCCGGCGCGGCGCGCGGCGGCAAAGCGCTGCAGCATGGGGACTTCGGTAAACATCAAGGTCAGATTGGCGGCAAATTTCAGCATGATGGTCTCCTGGCGGAAGTGATGCTTGAAGATGCTTCAAAAAACCCGGCAGCTTTTGCATGGCGGCGCAAGCTGTGCCGCCATTCGGGGTATCTTCATGCCTGCCCGGTCTTACCTGAGTTTCGACATTCTGGGAGGTTGGGGCCGGGCGCTGATTCAGCAAGCAGGTTTTTGGAAGTTCCCTGGTGGTGGAATCATTATTGCACACAGGCAAGCATTTGCACAGGGAATTTATTGCCGCAAGGCAATAAACCCCATGCGCATCAGACCATGGTTCTTATTCATGCTTTTTTTGCAGCATGTTTTGGCAAACGTGTTTCGCTTTGCAATAATGCCGCCAGAGCGGGCTTGCGCGCTGTGAGCGCCGGCTGCACACTGGAAGTATGTGTTGCGCGCGCGCTCTGCGGAGCGCGTTTGCGCTCCTGCGGTTTGCCATTTTGCTGCACAGCAGGGACAGGCGTACCGCCTCCAGCCGCACGCTTGGCGCCATGAACGCCGGGTTTCGGATGCGAAGCTGTCCCCGCCTTTGGGGCCGGGCGGGCCGGTTGCGGGCCGGGATGGGCTTTGTTTGGCGCGCCAGTCCTGCCCCCGGCTGGGCCGCCGTTTGCGCCTTTGAGCGGAGCCGCGTTCTGGGCTGGCGCAGCTTTCGCCGGCGCCTTGCTGCGGCCACTATTCTGTCCCTGGCGCCGCTCATTGCTGCGCAATTGAATCGGCTGCGGGGTGGCGTTGCGATCCGGCTCGAAGCCTGACAACACTTCTTGCGGCAAGGTCTGGCGGATCAGTTTTTCAATGTCTTTTAACAAATGCGCTTCATCCACGCACACCAGGGACACGGCGCAGCCGCTGGCGCCGGCGCGTCCGGTGCGGCCGATGCGGTGCACATAGTCTTGCGGCACATTCGGCAAATCATAGTTCACCACTTGCGGCAGTTGATCAATATCAATCCCGCGTGCGGCGATATCAGTGGCCACCAGCACACGCACGCTGCCGTCTTTAAAGCCGCTCAAAGCGCGTGTGCGCGCTGACTGACTTTTATTGCCGTGCAAAGCGGCGCCTTCGATGCCATCGCGCGCCAATTGTTCAACCAGGCGGTTGGCGCCGTGTTTGGTGCGGGTAAACACCAGCACCTGGCGCCAATCGCGGCTTTTAATCAGATGCGCCAGCATGGCGTGTTTTTTATCGCGATCCACCGGGTGGATGATTTGCTGCACCACAGCGGCGGTGGCGTTGCGCGGGGCCACATCAATCATTTCCGGCGCGCGCAGCAAACCGGCGGCCAGGCTTCTGATTTCATCTGAGAAGGTGGCGGAAAAGAGCAGATTTTGACGCTTTGCCGGCAACACCGCCAGCACGCGCTTGATATCGCGGATAAACCCCATGTCCAGCATGCGGTCGGCCTCATCCAGCACCAGAATTTCCACATAATCAAGATTGAGCGCTTTTTGCTGCAGCAAATCGAGCAAGCGGCCCGGTGTCGCGACCAGGATATCAACGCCTTTTTGCAGGGTCTGAATTTGCGGTTGCATGCCCACGCCGCCAAAAATCACGGTGGACTTTAAGCGTAAATATTTGCCATACACGCGCACGCTTTCTTCGACCTGGGCCGCGAGTTCGCGGG includes:
- the asd gene encoding aspartate-semialdehyde dehydrogenase; translation: MKLVGLVGWRGMVGSVLMQRMQQEGDFDLIEPVFFSTSNKGGKAPALAKNETTLQDANDIGTLKKCDIIITCQGGDYTNEVYPQLRAAGWDGYWIDAASSLRMADDAVIILDPVNLQVIKNALAAGGKNFIGGNCTVSCMLMGLGGLFAQDLVEWASSMTYQAASGGGAQHMRELLTQFGTINASVKPLLDDPASAILEIDRQVLQTQHGLNEQEIKNFGVPLAGNLIPWIDKDLGNGVSREEWKGGAETNKILGRTAGDGLIPMDGLCVRIGAMRCHSQALTIKLKKDVPLDELHGIIASHNDWVKLVPNTREASMRDLTPAAVTGTLTIPVGRLRKMQMGGEYLSAFTVGDQLLWGAAEPLRRMLRIILEK
- the leuB gene encoding 3-isopropylmalate dehydrogenase, which produces MKIAILPGDGIGPEIVAQAVKVLQALELPLELEQAAVGGAGYEAHGHPLPQATLALAKQADAVLFGAVGDWKYDNLERPLRPEQAILGLRRELNLFANLRPAILYPELANASTLKPEVVSGLDILIVRELTGDIYFGKPRGVRTCPDGQFAGQREGFDTMRYAEGEIRRIAHVAFQAAQKRQGRLTSVDKANVLETFQFWKEIVTDTGLQYPDVKLDHMYVDNAAMQLVRAPKNFDVIVTGNMFGDILSDAAAMLTGSIGMLPSASLDENNKGLYEPSHGSAPDIAGRDVANPLATILSAAMMLRYTFNQEEAAQRIERAVKQVLAQGVRTADIYEPGMQKVGTRGMGEAVLAALRSAA
- the leuD gene encoding 3-isopropylmalate dehydratase small subunit, which encodes MEKFTVHQGLVAPLDRANVDTDAIIPKQFLKSILRTGFGENLFDSWRYLDPGEPGVPVAQRQPNPDFVLNQARYQGASVLLTRKNFGCGSSREHAPWALQQYGFAAVLAPSFADIFFNNCFKNGLLPVVLPEAVIEQLFQQVQATPGMQLVIDLQQQQVRQADGALVHGFEVDAFRKYCLLNGLDDIGLTLQHADKIRAFEAQRLAQHPWLAKTLEAV
- a CDS encoding entericidin A/B family lipoprotein, with translation MMKSKTYAWLILLVLSLSACNTVQGIGKDVKKVGEAVEGVGKK
- the leuC gene encoding 3-isopropylmalate dehydratase large subunit, translated to MAKTLYDKLWDSHLVHQGEDGASIIYIDRHLLHEVTSPQAFEGLKLAGRSPWRNSANLVVADHNVPTTDRRAGIADPTSRLQVETLDKNAREFGLTYFDMNDKRQGIVHVIGPEQGATLPGMTVVCGDSHTSTHGAFACLAHGIGTSEVEHVLATQTLIAKKSKSMLVRIDGVLGAGVTAKDLVLAVIGHIGADGGTGYAIEFGGSAIAALSMEGRMTVCNMAIEAGARAGMIAVDQTTIDYFQGRPFAPSGAMWEQAVAYWRTLHSDADAQFDRVVTLDAASIAPHITWGTSPDMVAPVEGRTPAPEEESDPVRREAISKALAYMGLAPRTALTDIKIDKVFIGSCTNSRIEDLRAAAAVVRGRRLAAHVKLALVVPGSGLVKAQAEQEGLDEIFRAAGFEWREPGCSMCLAMNADRLEPGERCASTSNRNFEGRQGAGSRTHLVSPQMAAAAGIAGHFVDVRQFLA
- a CDS encoding HDOD domain-containing protein; protein product: MGNWLSRLMGRDEEPAEPVLEQELEQSAQSDPEQTLRILHTLDVDQLYYRWLIGQQGRTPLPESVLDKKILQAMQMLADSEGGGSNLVPRVPAVIPQLLRSLRDEEMSAHELARQIAHDVVLVAEVIHEANSPFYRPAKPIASLESAIMLLGQNGLRLLVARVAFRPIINMQAGRFAKQAAPHIWAQAELCADACSILGPAQGADPFESFLSGLMQNVGLIVTFRMIDRAYQGQFLPDSDEFCLQFMQKVRLISSRIAKSWEFPASVEQVIAHLGQLDHPVMQAALGRVLQQADQISKLRLLIDHGQLEEDEPFARMGLPAPALHCLDQLKRRKEMAA
- a CDS encoding hydroxypyruvate isomerase family protein produces the protein MLKFAANLTLMFTEVPMLQRFAAARRAGFEYVEMQLPYAWPAMQLREMLQENQLQMILHNLPAGNWDAGERGIACHPGRIDEYRAGVELGLVYAQTLGVRQLNVLAGIVPEGVTFAQAEQCFLDNLRYTCERMQKCGIKTLIEPINPYNVPGFLLNTTRQALQYLDMLQQPNLFIEYDIYHAQRAEGDLGNILSAHIERIAHIQFADNPGRHQPGTGEINFPYLFKLIEELGYPGYLAAEYIPLGSTEQSLDWANAWLKPQSPLQIVAA
- a CDS encoding DEAD/DEAH box helicase, coding for MTFSALGLREALLRAISEQAYDAPTPIQAQAIPAVLRGVDLLAGAQTGTGKTAGFTLPILQLLADGARQPGPRALILTPTRELAAQVEESVRVYGKYLRLKSTVIFGGVGMQPQIQTLQKGVDILVATPGRLLDLLQQKALNLDYVEILVLDEADRMLDMGFIRDIKRVLAVLPAKRQNLLFSATFSDEIRSLAAGLLRAPEMIDVAPRNATAAVVQQIIHPVDRDKKHAMLAHLIKSRDWRQVLVFTRTKHGANRLVEQLARDGIEGAALHGNKSQSARTRALSGFKDGSVRVLVATDIAARGIDIDQLPQVVNYDLPNVPQDYVHRIGRTGRAGASGCAVSLVCVDEAHLLKDIEKLIRQTLPQEVLSGFEPDRNATPQPIQLRSNERRQGQNSGRSKAPAKAAPAQNAAPLKGANGGPAGGRTGAPNKAHPGPQPARPAPKAGTASHPKPGVHGAKRAAGGGTPVPAVQQNGKPQERKRAPQSARATHTSSVQPALTARKPALAALLQSETRLPKHAAKKA